In Halogeometricum sp. S1BR25-6, a single genomic region encodes these proteins:
- a CDS encoding metallophosphoesterase family protein — MPTTKEDLRHDEHVDISVQVVSQRPASKPKRAFWFDVEDSKGNEIPVLVWEKHRKLADGISPGAQVRLNRFKVKSWPGKTTQLQTISISTVESVQPTVTRLLHVSDSHLGYQRRPESGGKMVQWSDEVNCRSRFYNVIEAAVKHDVDAVIHTGDIFDHAVSNEDLNVLEEGLRLLNSGAITFFYVLGNHEPTKGKARLRKLSDAGLAYSLEGTIKGRSVGSVNLYGLDYRTSEWWSNPDIQFIPDGSQYSVLCLHQTVSPPYSNPGPDCTLDTVLHTVASRLSPDLLLLGHLHSPISDSSAAVPAYYAGPTARISYHYKNSEPQANLFEFGEVLSRNSILL, encoded by the coding sequence ATGCCGACTACCAAAGAAGACTTACGCCACGATGAACACGTGGATATCTCTGTTCAGGTTGTCTCTCAGAGACCTGCTTCAAAACCAAAGCGAGCCTTCTGGTTTGATGTTGAGGACTCAAAAGGAAACGAAATTCCCGTACTGGTATGGGAGAAACATCGTAAGTTAGCCGACGGCATCTCACCGGGGGCGCAGGTTCGTTTAAACCGATTCAAGGTCAAATCATGGCCGGGGAAGACAACCCAGCTTCAGACTATTTCAATTTCTACAGTTGAATCTGTCCAGCCAACGGTTACGCGCCTACTCCACGTCTCGGATTCTCATCTGGGGTATCAACGTCGTCCGGAGTCAGGTGGGAAGATGGTACAGTGGTCTGATGAGGTGAACTGTCGGTCGCGATTTTACAATGTAATTGAAGCCGCAGTCAAACACGACGTTGACGCGGTCATTCACACGGGGGACATTTTTGACCATGCTGTCAGCAACGAAGATTTGAACGTGCTTGAGGAGGGATTGAGATTGCTCAATTCTGGAGCAATTACGTTTTTCTACGTCTTGGGCAATCACGAACCAACAAAGGGGAAAGCTCGACTTCGGAAGCTCAGCGATGCTGGCTTGGCATATTCCTTGGAGGGTACTATCAAAGGACGTAGTGTAGGCAGTGTGAATTTGTACGGATTAGATTACCGAACATCAGAGTGGTGGAGTAACCCCGATATCCAGTTCATTCCAGACGGCTCTCAGTATTCGGTTCTTTGTTTACACCAAACTGTCTCTCCTCCGTACTCAAATCCCGGGCCCGATTGTACGTTAGATACGGTTCTTCACACTGTAGCCTCTCGTCTTAGCCCGGACCTCCTTCTCTTGGGACACTTGCACAGCCCCATCAGCGACTCATCCGCTGCAGTTCCCGCCTACTATGCTGGACCAACTGCACGTATCAGCTATCACTACAAGAACTCTGAACCTCAGGCAAATCTGTTTGAGTTTGGCGAAGTTTTATCTCGAAATTCGATTCTTCTCTAA
- a CDS encoding recombinase family protein: MTATAVYLRVSTRKQSTERQRREIEDYLNGDVFSEAEVYVDVASGANDSRPDFQRLREDVEMGDINHVVTYGMSRLSRRLTTTADFIDLCVKHEVALTTTNDGFPNLSGEGNMGDALIGKLFGWLMEFELQMIRERVQSGVNRAIEAGKWVGRPPYGFVTDNDGYLVIDMENYLAMQMAVETVLLNPEQSVNSIARAYGVPQSSLDRIYKDEERRKLYLYGDSDDERLSTAVGETTNRKSELSDLKERLAELEAKVTADE; this comes from the coding sequence ATGACTGCGACTGCCGTCTATCTCCGCGTCTCTACACGGAAACAATCTACTGAACGACAACGACGCGAAATTGAAGACTACCTCAACGGTGACGTGTTCTCTGAAGCTGAAGTCTACGTCGACGTAGCAAGTGGAGCTAATGACTCTCGTCCGGACTTCCAGCGTTTGAGAGAGGATGTCGAGATGGGCGACATCAATCACGTTGTGACCTACGGGATGAGCCGTCTGTCTCGACGACTCACTACGACAGCAGATTTCATCGACCTGTGCGTCAAGCACGAAGTTGCGCTTACGACTACGAACGACGGGTTCCCCAATCTGAGTGGTGAGGGGAATATGGGGGACGCCCTCATCGGCAAACTCTTCGGCTGGTTGATGGAGTTTGAGCTCCAGATGATTCGTGAGCGTGTTCAATCCGGAGTCAATCGAGCAATTGAGGCCGGGAAGTGGGTCGGTCGTCCTCCGTATGGCTTCGTGACTGATAACGATGGATACCTCGTCATAGACATGGAGAATTACCTTGCGATGCAGATGGCAGTGGAGACGGTGCTACTCAACCCAGAGCAATCAGTGAATAGTATTGCTCGTGCATACGGGGTTCCCCAGTCAAGCCTTGACCGCATCTACAAGGACGAAGAACGCCGCAAACTCTACCTATACGGTGATTCCGACGACGAGCGGCTTTCTACGGCTGTTGGAGAAACGACTAATCGTAAGAGCGAACTGAGCGACCTAAAGGAGCGTCTCGCAGAACTCGAAGCCAAGGTTACTGCCGACGAGTAG
- a CDS encoding DUF1156 domain-containing protein: METWEKLPLNLMDNLAEKETYRRDVYRPIYSIHKWWARRPGCTFRILGLACLTDENTDKDDILTQSPGGNYSGRYLQNQGSEFEDKVILDPFAGGGTTLVELNRLGAQTIGYELNPVAWWTSKKSIDEVDTSRVKNKAEEVLQAVRDDIGHLYETEDPDTGAICESKYILQTQKIPCLTCDEEVQLFGRYKLAKNKKTMPAIVYCPNQDCDDRIFALNHDIRDEETCPNCSHTFDPTDGPYGRGKYTCSNGHKHDVTETLNRIDEMPKFEAFAIQYKKRNGKTAFKEPDSDDRKRIEEATEALNQQKTQLPIPEQPVPEGDKTNTLLNYNYDQFSDLFTPRHLLVHGKLLEEIKSIDHQPTREFLVTAVSRLVEYNSKLCRWEYIGGRATSTFERHAYVTKVQPVECNPLTTFEAYGSFKKFVRIVADAKEYAENPFEKVKENSSVNKYEILGESVSEDRLINLYNKTSERLKEEDESVDYVITDPPYYDNVQYSELSDFFYVWLREGLKQDFEEFQPELVPKAREIVSNRSAGKGEDFFIKSMTNVFSECYRVLKQDGEMVFTYHHNENEAWSVILESIIESGFTITGAYPVQSERDNNMHITNLDNSEYDILIFTNKERSSEETTLKELRQNLFFELQNIITEERKRHDDLAQADLGVILRGKCLYYYSKHYPNVYSDGEEVGIDEALDTVDSVIEQVLEGSVNLPVSIDSLTQAYAAFCQRGSESFDDLNKTLLGKNLNVSDLEDEKLVKGPRDKKEPVPADERVRFIERKLNKNGSDGEALLDIDKVQYLYHLYKTDQNTTEYLKDWKSDDRQELAEFMSEVTGDERYEHVMEMNLSQF, translated from the coding sequence ATGGAAACTTGGGAAAAACTTCCTTTGAACCTGATGGACAATTTGGCCGAGAAAGAAACATATCGCCGTGATGTCTACCGTCCGATATATTCAATTCATAAATGGTGGGCCCGACGCCCGGGCTGCACTTTTCGAATTCTGGGCCTTGCCTGCCTTACTGATGAGAATACCGACAAAGATGACATCCTCACCCAGTCTCCGGGCGGGAACTATAGTGGAAGGTATCTTCAAAATCAAGGCTCAGAATTTGAAGATAAGGTAATACTAGACCCATTTGCGGGAGGAGGTACCACACTTGTTGAACTAAATCGGCTAGGTGCTCAAACCATTGGTTACGAGCTAAATCCAGTTGCTTGGTGGACCTCAAAGAAATCCATTGATGAGGTTGATACGTCTCGTGTGAAAAACAAGGCCGAAGAAGTTCTCCAAGCAGTACGAGACGACATCGGTCATCTGTATGAGACCGAAGACCCAGATACAGGAGCCATATGTGAGAGCAAATACATACTCCAAACACAGAAAATTCCTTGCCTGACATGTGACGAAGAAGTTCAACTATTCGGTAGATACAAGCTCGCAAAAAACAAAAAGACTATGCCAGCGATAGTCTACTGCCCAAACCAAGACTGCGACGACCGTATCTTTGCACTCAACCATGATATAAGAGATGAAGAGACTTGTCCGAACTGTAGTCATACCTTTGACCCAACCGATGGGCCATACGGACGAGGCAAGTACACCTGCTCTAATGGTCACAAACACGATGTCACAGAGACCCTGAATCGGATTGACGAAATGCCGAAGTTTGAGGCATTTGCTATCCAATATAAGAAACGTAATGGGAAGACAGCCTTCAAAGAACCTGACTCAGATGACCGGAAACGAATTGAAGAAGCCACGGAAGCCCTCAACCAACAGAAAACCCAACTTCCCATACCAGAACAACCGGTTCCAGAGGGAGACAAAACAAACACTCTCCTGAATTATAACTATGACCAGTTCTCCGACCTTTTCACACCTCGGCATTTATTGGTACACGGAAAACTGCTCGAAGAAATAAAAAGTATCGACCACCAACCGACGCGTGAATTCCTTGTAACGGCTGTTTCCCGATTAGTCGAGTATAATTCGAAATTGTGTAGGTGGGAGTATATCGGAGGAAGGGCAACTAGTACGTTTGAGCGCCATGCCTACGTCACCAAAGTTCAACCTGTTGAATGTAATCCGCTAACTACGTTTGAGGCATATGGCTCTTTTAAAAAATTCGTGCGAATCGTTGCTGATGCTAAGGAGTATGCAGAGAATCCCTTCGAAAAAGTCAAGGAAAATAGCTCTGTGAATAAATACGAGATTCTAGGTGAGTCCGTTTCTGAAGATAGACTTATTAATCTATATAACAAAACTTCAGAACGTCTAAAAGAGGAAGACGAGAGTGTTGATTATGTAATCACTGACCCTCCATATTACGATAACGTTCAATACTCGGAGCTTTCAGATTTCTTTTATGTATGGCTCCGCGAGGGGCTCAAACAAGACTTTGAAGAGTTTCAACCAGAACTTGTCCCGAAAGCGCGTGAAATCGTCTCTAATAGGAGTGCAGGGAAGGGCGAGGACTTCTTCATTAAGTCGATGACGAATGTGTTTAGCGAGTGTTACCGCGTCCTCAAGCAGGATGGTGAAATGGTCTTCACATATCATCACAACGAAAATGAGGCTTGGTCGGTGATTTTGGAATCTATCATAGAAAGTGGATTCACTATCACTGGTGCATATCCCGTACAATCAGAGCGAGACAATAATATGCACATAACTAATCTTGATAATTCTGAATATGATATCTTAATATTCACAAACAAGGAGCGCTCATCTGAAGAGACTACTCTCAAAGAACTTAGACAGAACCTCTTTTTTGAGCTTCAGAATATCATTACTGAAGAACGGAAGCGACACGATGACCTCGCACAGGCGGACCTTGGTGTCATCCTTCGTGGCAAGTGTCTGTACTACTACTCGAAGCACTACCCGAACGTGTACTCCGACGGCGAGGAGGTCGGCATCGACGAAGCACTCGATACTGTCGACTCGGTCATCGAGCAGGTTCTCGAAGGGTCGGTGAATCTTCCAGTGAGTATCGACTCACTCACGCAGGCGTACGCCGCGTTCTGCCAACGAGGGAGCGAGTCTTTCGACGACCTGAACAAGACTCTGCTCGGTAAGAACCTGAACGTCAGCGACCTCGAAGACGAGAAACTCGTGAAGGGGCCGCGCGACAAGAAGGAACCCGTCCCCGCGGACGAACGGGTTCGCTTCATCGAACGGAAGCTCAACAAGAATGGTAGCGATGGAGAGGCTCTACTGGACATCGATAAGGTTCAGTATCTCTATCATCTGTATAAGACCGACCAGAACACAACCGAGTACCTCAAGGACTGGAAGAGCGATGACCGACAAGAACTCGCCGAGTTCATGTCCGAGGTTACCGGCGACGAGCGCTACGAACACGTGATGGAAATGAATCTCAGCCAGTTCTGA
- a CDS encoding DUF499 domain-containing protein — MTEGVIADYVTPSEEIQAPDGRIDPAGLLDEVSLYNLYDERDSPEQDAERILDITYPTKTLTAIIKNTARKLSGNVDFAEGSQIVGGEYGSGKSHIELVVYHLFNSPDIGQQWLDQRGIDVELPSETRTAALQMFNLDKNYDRLSEAVGDYLGIDEWADGADLPQVHEIRNTLEDKPTLVLIDELERWFGMASRTEYEEDNLAFLQNLLEAAGRDDTPLSVFVSLLYKDEEIQAITQRTNPFTHDLSSRRDEKIDFILHRLIGSVDDADGVSALAKEYTDVYRQNDQIQLDDYHDMQERIERYYPFHPLLLNLLMEKYSEQRISSDARGLLRFLTEILRDNFSEVDFILSGDVDVFAYTDRFQYIDSELVGKYVNDYHRLQKPDGTFDEFHEELLNIVLLHSLARAGEEGANKRQMLMGTMRKGVNAHRIIQIFTEEVYGHAWHVHRINGEYAFDVDENPAARIEKKAQDIHKHDAIHRVESLVREDLFDDHNNVYILDPVNTEQDIPDNKTLKIVVSLGAKQNYDEDFEEITTGQNREFNNTLALVTPEKRSSVDTNTGIIELARKVIAGEQLTREEDVLPEGFDEIDEQNYQSLRDRVRDKFGTVYTSTERGLFPQDLPTSGNIDFYAATVKVVKPDSSQLRSEVKNVVKEAGATGIQYEHLKNDFYRNSKFTTLTSEDELEDAIDSLCRDGVIQVGNYFEKRVGSLGSDTTLLHEQYIEEEEDNDDESTITIDTTGAPSKSSKASNGGTTSTGATTKSDAETKEKDEASAAFECPQCGAELEGSECSECGFEFSAGDVREGKVSVDGLNTEDMLDAFGIEEESGPTIRPHPIMGTLDADNKPDIIDTLERELGLEWEIHEAEITVDGSLTADELADYGISMSVLDQQVSLKQTFTFVLDESMNGQSFLGLMMDLNVPEHASLSVKLKVNKGD, encoded by the coding sequence ATGACTGAGGGCGTCATCGCCGACTATGTCACTCCTAGTGAAGAGATTCAAGCGCCTGATGGGAGAATAGACCCGGCTGGTCTACTTGACGAGGTTTCGCTCTACAACCTCTACGACGAACGCGACTCACCAGAGCAAGACGCAGAACGAATCCTTGACATCACTTACCCAACAAAAACTCTTACTGCGATTATCAAGAATACCGCTCGTAAGCTCAGCGGGAATGTAGATTTTGCTGAAGGAAGTCAAATCGTCGGTGGTGAGTACGGGAGTGGGAAGAGTCACATCGAACTCGTCGTCTATCACCTCTTTAACTCACCAGACATTGGTCAGCAGTGGCTTGACCAACGCGGAATTGACGTGGAGCTTCCGAGTGAGACGCGAACAGCGGCGCTCCAGATGTTCAATCTGGACAAGAACTACGACCGACTGTCAGAAGCAGTGGGCGATTATCTTGGTATCGACGAATGGGCCGATGGTGCCGACCTCCCGCAAGTTCACGAGATAAGGAACACGCTCGAAGATAAACCAACGCTCGTCCTCATTGACGAGCTTGAGCGTTGGTTCGGGATGGCCAGCCGTACCGAATACGAAGAGGATAACCTCGCGTTCCTCCAGAACCTGCTCGAAGCGGCTGGGCGTGACGATACTCCTCTGAGCGTCTTCGTCTCACTCCTCTACAAGGACGAAGAGATACAGGCGATTACTCAGCGAACGAATCCGTTCACACACGACCTCTCGTCCCGGCGCGACGAGAAAATCGACTTCATCCTCCACCGTCTCATTGGTTCTGTTGACGACGCGGACGGGGTCTCTGCTCTGGCGAAGGAGTACACTGACGTGTACCGTCAGAACGACCAGATACAACTTGACGACTACCACGATATGCAGGAGCGTATTGAGCGCTACTATCCATTCCATCCGCTCTTGCTGAATCTCCTCATGGAGAAGTACTCTGAACAGCGAATCAGTTCGGACGCACGTGGGCTCCTCCGCTTCCTGACCGAAATTCTTCGAGACAACTTCTCCGAGGTGGATTTCATCCTCTCCGGGGATGTGGACGTATTCGCTTACACCGACCGCTTCCAATACATCGACAGTGAGTTAGTCGGGAAGTACGTCAACGACTACCACCGACTCCAGAAGCCCGACGGAACGTTCGACGAATTCCACGAGGAACTACTCAATATAGTTCTGCTCCACAGTCTCGCACGCGCGGGCGAGGAAGGCGCGAACAAGCGTCAGATGCTGATGGGCACGATGCGAAAGGGGGTCAACGCTCACCGAATCATCCAGATATTCACTGAGGAGGTCTACGGCCACGCATGGCACGTTCATCGTATCAACGGCGAGTACGCGTTTGACGTAGACGAGAATCCTGCCGCACGAATCGAGAAGAAGGCCCAAGACATCCACAAACACGACGCGATTCACCGTGTGGAGTCTCTCGTTCGAGAAGACCTCTTCGACGACCACAATAATGTCTACATTCTCGACCCAGTCAACACCGAACAGGACATCCCGGACAACAAGACACTGAAGATTGTCGTCTCGCTCGGCGCGAAGCAAAACTACGACGAAGACTTCGAGGAAATCACTACGGGGCAGAACCGGGAGTTCAACAACACACTCGCCCTCGTTACCCCCGAGAAGCGGTCGAGCGTCGACACAAACACCGGCATCATCGAACTCGCGCGGAAAGTTATCGCGGGCGAACAGCTCACCCGTGAGGAAGATGTTCTCCCAGAGGGCTTCGACGAGATTGACGAGCAGAACTACCAAAGCCTCCGTGACCGAGTCCGGGACAAGTTCGGGACAGTCTATACATCGACAGAGCGCGGCTTGTTCCCACAAGACCTCCCAACCAGCGGCAACATCGATTTCTACGCGGCGACGGTCAAGGTCGTCAAGCCAGACAGCAGTCAGCTTCGGTCGGAGGTCAAGAACGTCGTCAAGGAGGCAGGAGCCACAGGAATTCAATATGAACACCTCAAGAACGACTTCTACCGCAATTCGAAGTTTACCACGCTGACCAGTGAAGACGAACTAGAAGACGCCATCGACTCGCTCTGTCGTGATGGGGTCATCCAAGTAGGCAACTACTTCGAGAAGCGCGTCGGGAGCCTCGGGAGCGATACGACTCTCCTGCACGAGCAGTACATCGAAGAGGAGGAAGACAACGATGACGAGTCGACTATCACTATCGACACTACCGGGGCACCCTCTAAATCCTCAAAGGCCAGCAACGGAGGCACTACGTCGACGGGTGCGACAACCAAGTCCGATGCAGAAACCAAAGAGAAGGACGAAGCTTCGGCCGCGTTCGAATGCCCGCAGTGTGGCGCTGAATTAGAAGGCTCCGAGTGTAGCGAGTGTGGCTTCGAGTTCAGTGCGGGCGACGTTCGTGAAGGGAAAGTCTCGGTTGACGGCCTGAACACGGAGGATATGCTTGATGCGTTCGGTATCGAGGAAGAGAGTGGGCCGACAATTCGTCCCCACCCAATTATGGGGACGCTGGACGCTGACAACAAGCCGGATATCATCGACACGTTGGAGCGCGAACTTGGGTTAGAGTGGGAAATCCACGAGGCAGAAATCACGGTCGATGGGTCGTTGACTGCAGATGAACTCGCGGACTACGGTATCAGCATGAGTGTCCTCGACCAGCAGGTTTCGCTTAAACAGACGTTCACATTCGTACTTGACGAGTCAATGAACGGACAATCCTTCTTAGGGCTCATGATGGACTTGAACGTCCCCGAGCACGCTTCGCTCTCAGTTAAGTTGAAGGTGAACAAAGGTGACTGA
- a CDS encoding nucleotidyltransferase domain-containing protein produces MSMDRVDRDDLLDQLRYVLDEVDIDIDRAIVFGSVAREEHDATSDIDVIVVSADFEGVPGAHRGTPFRELWDYEEYGAFHDICYTPEEYDEYRERPNSLIKAAESEGIRLI; encoded by the coding sequence ATGAGCATGGACCGGGTTGACCGAGATGACCTCCTCGACCAGCTGCGCTATGTCCTTGACGAAGTTGACATAGATATTGACCGCGCAATCGTCTTTGGTTCAGTCGCTCGGGAGGAACATGATGCGACCAGCGACATTGATGTCATCGTCGTCTCCGCTGATTTTGAGGGCGTCCCCGGGGCTCATCGAGGGACCCCATTCAGAGAGCTCTGGGACTACGAGGAATACGGGGCTTTTCACGACATCTGCTACACTCCTGAGGAGTATGACGAGTATAGAGAACGGCCAAACAGTCTCATCAAGGCAGCTGAGTCAGAGGGTATTCGACTCATTTGA
- a CDS encoding type II toxin-antitoxin system HicB family antitoxin: MREDVEIVELTYAEGFGYCARHVPSNVASQGDTREDALRALVEALKLHQRSDSEAVEASDEWFERFGVSQ, encoded by the coding sequence ATGAGAGAAGATGTAGAGATAGTAGAACTCACCTACGCAGAAGGATTTGGGTACTGCGCCCGTCATGTGCCCTCCAACGTTGCCTCACAAGGAGATACCCGGGAAGACGCTCTGCGAGCCCTTGTGGAAGCACTGAAACTTCATCAACGGTCAGATAGCGAAGCTGTGGAAGCGAGTGATGAATGGTTCGAGCGATTTGGCGTCTCTCAGTAG
- a CDS encoding tyrosyl-DNA phosphodiesterase, whose protein sequence is MGFEMPLATEADDSCHAEIFKSWRSFSENFTDATRMHVVTYCDSPEFVLKLFDELGDLEVLEVVVGDVDDYRERLIDKPETADRLERLRCEGRLVIYLCETKEVHSKLYLIEYEAKPDTTVSAADESVSLADYGDSSSNDKPADSEVRVRIIVGSPNLSKNAWSNQTNMGVVYDTAKGSTLHTEFMGLYEEHRAYNNKGPFLEDLTERIELSGDDREKVINLYTEGKVGTTDELGEIHGKLADHIDSEVETVNLVLDDGSEAELPEDGSAVDTDADSDSEEESDSPISDAPKAQINLSLRGYDATTVDTVSKMKDFDATVSNDTLNLTPSAFHRYTKEVFSVPTMKLNDAEDRLKFHHDGQVYSMTSPPPADTTLINDALADMEAYFETVDNHGNSNNPTAVKAHMMEALLWFFWAPFANRQARFYRSHDVDLDKALPYLYVYGESNGGKGTFTEFALGMISAGRVESAVDADEIGKRNVRNMRSAHTTFPVVVDDITKQKVHSLDTLRNFWKGWTDESPYPMFAFISNDKRPNQWFRNRAKILHFDVNFQTSRRGEAQVNELISKHNPLFSWFGHAYLAHDLRLAEDDDTLAEVRETMLALYDRAERNPPEYFPHEPAERIHDTGRSRWHDLLERDDVELSEEKDTLVISFDESMSYEIHTYKRDPPMTVRVEKRGLDLVIKTPDEFYEWLGEDTATVARPGFLSRLRSRFSG, encoded by the coding sequence ATGGGCTTTGAGATGCCACTCGCTACTGAAGCAGATGACTCGTGCCACGCAGAGATATTCAAAAGCTGGCGGTCATTTTCTGAAAACTTCACCGACGCAACTCGAATGCACGTAGTCACGTACTGTGACTCTCCAGAATTTGTTCTCAAATTATTTGACGAGCTTGGTGACCTTGAGGTACTGGAAGTCGTGGTTGGTGACGTAGACGACTATCGCGAGCGCCTTATCGACAAACCAGAAACCGCTGACCGCCTCGAACGTCTGCGCTGTGAGGGACGGTTGGTCATCTATCTCTGCGAGACCAAGGAGGTCCACTCGAAACTCTATCTTATCGAGTACGAGGCCAAACCAGATACCACTGTTTCTGCCGCCGACGAGTCTGTGTCACTCGCAGATTACGGCGACAGCAGTTCAAATGACAAGCCTGCCGATTCTGAAGTACGGGTTCGCATCATCGTAGGTTCACCTAATCTCTCAAAGAACGCGTGGTCGAACCAGACGAATATGGGTGTCGTCTACGACACCGCGAAAGGGAGTACTCTTCACACGGAGTTCATGGGCCTATACGAAGAGCATCGCGCATACAACAACAAGGGACCCTTCCTTGAAGACCTCACCGAGCGAATCGAGTTGTCAGGTGATGACCGCGAGAAAGTCATTAACCTCTACACCGAGGGAAAGGTCGGAACGACTGATGAACTCGGGGAGATTCACGGTAAACTCGCCGACCATATCGACTCGGAGGTTGAGACGGTTAATCTCGTGCTCGATGACGGCTCAGAGGCTGAACTCCCCGAGGATGGTAGCGCCGTAGATACAGACGCGGACTCTGATAGTGAGGAAGAATCTGATTCTCCTATTTCGGACGCTCCCAAAGCCCAAATCAATCTCTCGCTACGTGGCTATGACGCCACCACAGTCGACACGGTGTCGAAGATGAAGGACTTTGATGCGACCGTCTCGAATGACACGCTGAACCTCACACCTTCGGCATTCCATCGCTATACGAAGGAGGTCTTCTCGGTGCCGACGATGAAGCTCAATGACGCCGAAGACCGTCTGAAATTCCATCACGATGGGCAGGTCTACAGCATGACGAGCCCACCTCCTGCCGATACCACCCTCATCAACGATGCGCTCGCTGATATGGAGGCGTATTTTGAAACAGTAGACAACCACGGTAACTCGAATAACCCGACAGCGGTCAAGGCACACATGATGGAAGCACTGCTGTGGTTCTTTTGGGCTCCATTCGCGAACCGGCAGGCGCGATTTTACCGTTCGCACGACGTGGACCTTGACAAGGCATTACCCTATCTCTACGTCTATGGTGAATCTAATGGCGGCAAGGGAACGTTCACCGAGTTCGCACTCGGAATGATTAGCGCGGGACGCGTCGAATCAGCGGTGGACGCTGACGAAATCGGCAAACGCAACGTGCGGAATATGCGCTCTGCGCACACTACTTTCCCCGTCGTAGTGGACGATATCACTAAGCAGAAGGTCCACAGTCTCGATACGCTACGCAATTTCTGGAAGGGCTGGACGGATGAATCACCGTACCCAATGTTCGCGTTCATCTCAAACGACAAGCGTCCCAACCAATGGTTCCGAAACCGCGCGAAGATTCTGCACTTCGACGTGAACTTCCAAACCTCGCGGCGCGGGGAGGCACAGGTCAACGAACTCATTTCTAAGCACAACCCGCTGTTCTCATGGTTCGGCCACGCGTATCTTGCCCACGACTTGCGACTTGCTGAAGACGACGACACACTCGCAGAGGTGCGCGAAACGATGCTCGCACTCTACGACCGTGCCGAACGCAACCCTCCCGAGTACTTCCCTCATGAGCCTGCTGAGCGTATTCACGACACAGGCCGCTCACGCTGGCACGATTTGCTGGAACGTGACGACGTTGAGCTCTCCGAAGAAAAGGATACGCTCGTGATTTCCTTTGACGAGTCGATGAGCTATGAGATACACACCTACAAACGCGACCCTCCGATGACGGTCCGTGTCGAAAAACGAGGGCTGGACTTGGTGATAAAGACACCTGACGAGTTCTACGAGTGGCTTGGTGAGGATACAGCAACAGTGGCTCGTCCCGGATTCCTCTCACGCCTTCGCTCGCGCTTTAGCGGTTGA
- a CDS encoding DUF5814 domain-containing protein — protein sequence MAITDKIYLKNHREIVSQLDVNIPKGAFKGATMDVLYSGEGLSKVDAATRDRLLDFAKDFLDPENPDDLYTGYPERQFVTYVLELRAQGLGPDAIVDVMGDEYMLYAYPGDVLSFLDDAVRTLEAVETLSNVEGNDEMERKARDAKRALSG from the coding sequence GTGGCCATCACGGACAAGATCTACCTCAAAAACCACCGCGAAATCGTCTCGCAACTGGACGTGAACATCCCGAAGGGGGCGTTCAAGGGTGCGACGATGGACGTACTTTACTCGGGCGAAGGCCTCTCAAAGGTGGACGCCGCGACGCGCGACAGACTCCTCGACTTCGCGAAGGACTTCTTGGACCCCGAGAACCCCGACGACCTCTACACCGGCTACCCCGAACGGCAGTTCGTAACGTACGTCCTCGAACTCCGCGCGCAGGGCCTCGGCCCGGACGCCATCGTCGACGTGATGGGCGACGAGTACATGCTGTACGCCTACCCCGGCGACGTGCTCTCCTTCCTCGACGACGCCGTGCGGACGCTCGAAGCCGTCGAGACGCTCTCGAACGTCGAGGGCAACGACGAGATGGAGCGGAAGGCGCGGGACGCGAAGCGGGCGCTCAGCGGCTGA
- a CDS encoding ribbon-helix-helix protein, CopG family, producing the protein MGNKNKTISFRVNEDAFETLREIAEERDISLSAVFRDYVDTLVAHDGQVQVVPDHELEAMGAEEEESFPPKVRVPKSFVREHERLELEADHLREQLEEHKRYVNYLREQLEDEEEDVIQLEDLDGEADEPSFRLG; encoded by the coding sequence ATGGGCAACAAGAACAAGACCATCTCGTTCCGCGTCAACGAGGACGCGTTCGAGACGCTTCGGGAGATAGCCGAGGAGCGGGACATCTCGCTGTCGGCCGTCTTCCGCGACTACGTAGACACCCTCGTTGCCCACGACGGTCAGGTGCAGGTCGTACCGGACCACGAACTCGAAGCGATGGGCGCCGAGGAAGAGGAGTCGTTCCCGCCGAAGGTTCGGGTTCCGAAGAGCTTCGTCCGCGAGCACGAGCGTCTCGAACTGGAGGCGGACCACCTCCGCGAACAACTCGAAGAGCACAAACGCTACGTCAACTACCTCCGCGAACAACTCGAAGACGAGGAGGAAGACGTCATCCAACTGGAAGACTTGGACGGCGAGGCCGACGAACCGTCGTTCCGTCTGGGGTAG